From the genome of Lentimonas sp. CC4, one region includes:
- a CDS encoding right-handed parallel beta-helix repeat-containing protein, whose translation MKFKTPPLVIFSTLIASALFAADINVSVGGEIHSLPAARDAVRELRAAGEQGDIDVIIADGTYYLDETLILGLDDSAPEGAVTRYRAAADARPVISGGRVIQGWKQSGLAGGKIWVAEVPWAKGDAFFHCLYDGSELLQRAQSAPVTITNETKAKMYTGETAIRVNFGYTGDILKNWENLEDIELYGSPTRKWMVNFLPIESIDTQAKTGKLAIPASYRMAGSFVVENCMEHLDTPGEWVLNSQSGMLYYWPKSGTPSDQIIAPGLNELIRVAGHSDASLAGKNEKPVQGIVFQGLQFSHADRQQWLPEDKGLQHDWNMWDKANGLIRFRGAQNCVVTDCLFTDSGSDGVRLDLFAQGITVENSTFTNLGGTGVLLAGYGPGKKDVNKGNTIRNNEVTEVGLLFLHSPGIFVWQSGHNQIAHNHIHDLAYTGLVISGVRRRFFEPIFDQMGKPNPYRNKWIFDKETREHSSTIRWDEITLGDDIQDWNFYEPYMHARGNVIEFNEIHDCLKLLHDGNCIYLSGDGDGNVVRNNVTYNHPQGAMIRTDDDSHGNIVKGNLLFGTMGNQGITIKGLNVATGNVFVNCQLLTGGAGNTVDPDSTLSRNVFYHTSTPFTDGFHYGLPNVKEGLDYNLYYHEGGRAEALLAAQKAASRTKVIDRNSVAADPMFIDHIHGDFGFKAESPAFDLGIEPLTLDIVGQMGTLEDPFLARFADGMPMHFKHTPKKKGKKQKNAELHL comes from the coding sequence ATGAAATTTAAAACGCCCCCCCTCGTCATATTCTCCACTCTAATTGCTTCGGCCTTATTCGCCGCAGATATTAATGTATCGGTAGGAGGTGAGATTCACTCACTTCCTGCAGCCCGCGATGCAGTCCGCGAACTACGCGCTGCCGGCGAGCAAGGCGATATCGATGTGATCATTGCCGACGGCACTTACTACCTCGACGAAACACTGATCTTAGGCCTCGACGACTCCGCACCTGAGGGCGCCGTGACGCGTTACCGTGCTGCAGCCGATGCACGCCCCGTGATTAGTGGAGGTCGTGTGATTCAGGGCTGGAAGCAGTCAGGCTTAGCTGGTGGTAAGATTTGGGTCGCCGAGGTGCCTTGGGCAAAGGGTGATGCCTTTTTTCACTGTCTTTACGATGGGAGTGAGCTGCTGCAACGTGCGCAGTCAGCGCCGGTCACCATTACCAATGAGACGAAGGCAAAAATGTATACGGGCGAGACTGCCATACGTGTGAATTTCGGTTACACCGGGGATATTTTAAAGAACTGGGAGAACCTCGAGGACATCGAACTCTATGGCAGCCCGACTCGAAAATGGATGGTAAACTTCTTACCAATCGAATCGATCGACACCCAAGCGAAGACTGGCAAGCTAGCGATCCCAGCGTCCTACCGAATGGCAGGCAGTTTTGTGGTGGAGAACTGTATGGAACACCTCGATACACCGGGCGAGTGGGTGCTGAACTCACAATCCGGCATGCTCTATTACTGGCCAAAGTCTGGCACTCCGAGCGACCAGATCATCGCCCCTGGCTTGAACGAATTAATCCGAGTCGCGGGCCATTCAGATGCGTCACTGGCAGGAAAAAATGAAAAACCAGTGCAGGGCATTGTCTTTCAAGGACTACAGTTTTCACATGCAGACCGCCAGCAATGGTTACCCGAGGATAAAGGGTTACAGCATGACTGGAATATGTGGGATAAGGCCAACGGCTTGATCCGATTCCGTGGTGCTCAGAACTGCGTCGTAACAGACTGCCTCTTTACTGACAGCGGCAGCGATGGCGTCCGCCTCGATCTCTTTGCTCAAGGCATCACCGTCGAAAATTCGACCTTTACGAATCTCGGCGGCACGGGAGTCTTACTCGCAGGCTATGGCCCAGGGAAGAAGGACGTTAACAAGGGGAACACAATCCGTAATAACGAGGTCACCGAAGTCGGTTTACTCTTTCTACATTCTCCAGGGATTTTTGTCTGGCAGAGCGGGCACAATCAAATCGCTCATAATCACATTCACGATCTCGCTTATACCGGGCTAGTGATCTCTGGCGTGCGCCGTCGTTTCTTTGAACCGATTTTTGATCAAATGGGGAAGCCGAACCCTTACCGTAACAAGTGGATATTTGATAAAGAGACGCGCGAGCATTCCAGCACGATTCGTTGGGATGAGATTACGCTGGGAGACGACATCCAAGATTGGAATTTCTACGAGCCCTACATGCATGCACGTGGGAACGTCATTGAGTTCAACGAAATTCATGACTGCTTAAAACTGTTGCACGATGGTAACTGCATCTACCTTTCAGGCGATGGCGACGGGAATGTAGTGCGCAATAATGTGACCTACAACCACCCACAAGGTGCGATGATTCGCACAGACGACGATAGCCACGGCAACATCGTCAAGGGGAATTTGCTGTTTGGCACAATGGGCAATCAGGGGATTACGATTAAGGGGCTCAACGTCGCCACGGGCAATGTGTTCGTGAATTGTCAGTTGTTGACTGGCGGCGCCGGCAATACGGTGGACCCTGATTCGACCTTGTCGCGCAATGTCTTTTACCACACCAGCACACCTTTCACGGATGGCTTCCACTACGGTCTGCCCAACGTAAAAGAGGGGCTCGATTATAACCTCTACTATCACGAGGGCGGACGTGCAGAAGCACTTCTGGCCGCGCAAAAAGCCGCGAGTCGAACAAAGGTGATTGATCGCAACAGCGTCGCTGCTGATCCGATGTTTATCGATCATATCCACGGCGACTTTGGTTTCAAAGCAGAGTCTCCTGCGTTTGATTTAGGCATTGAGCCGCTGACCTTAGACATCGTTGGGCAAATGGGCACTTTAGAGGATCCGTTTTTAGCGCGTTTTGCCGACGGCATGCCCATGCATTTCAAGCATACACCCAAGAAGAAGGGCAAGAAGCAGAAGAACGCCGAGTTGCATCTGTAG
- a CDS encoding GH116 family glycosyl-hydrolase gives MSHKTAKSAKNENMEPSTGSHTGVVAVGRRDFIKASGLTAVMLMASRINVMAGPFSAADFDKIIPADKKLNAEWIKGLYARGQAMSATGNDLKYIGMPINGICTGQVYLGGDGQLWHWNLDGALDSKNTGKGPRYLEPDVAHSPMSQGFALQAGGKTYTLDSKGFSNVTFTNQYPMATVDYADPACPVDVQLQAYTPFIPLNRDDSSYPVIVMRYTVTNTSSSDQEIDIAGWIENISNAKSGKRANGKKLAVYRALEGISSVECSTNFGNSHTDADVEVFADFEGKNYKGWKVEGTAFGKRPSGKSGGQKLSGVRGKSVANSYARSDKPTGKLTSPTFKITKPYINFLIGGGDDKEKLTVSLWVDGKQVHSTTGKNSDDMEWATWDVKSLAGKQAHIEISDQASNGWGHIEVDQIEFSSHPGGSNESGKLALAADYGAIALGLLGEERPQIVDIARSVSGDADIFNSGAALKSGASHSGAMNAPAYASLGSKLALKPGESKTVSFSLSWRFPNVVYNKRFARVKGAHALNHYATLWPTATAAAETVAQRETELHTTTQTWVDTWYDSTLPYWFLERTFIPIDCVQTQIGQRLAVGEGQEFYDFDEGVKCCPGNCTHVWHYAQGLARIFPTIERECRDKVEYKRGFDPKSGSIRHRHNAARFGDAIDGNCGTILRVLRESQMTPDYSFLESMWERVKLSMDHVIQKWDPDEDGMLVGAQHNTLDEPWFGQVHWLINLYHASLKASAVMARQMNEPAVAARYEGIVTKGAPAMVDLLWNEEFGYFIHKPPANEKQMHGSTNGCHIDQILGDSWLPNLGIDPILPNDKIKQTLQALWKYNFTPDVGAFRKAMTNGRWYATEGDAGLVMCSFPNGKILPKSGKESYAGYLNECMTGFEWQVAAHMIWEGMLEEGLAIGKAINDRYTPDKRNPYNEIECSDHYSRAMASYGAFMAACGYRYDGPEGKLGFGPRLSPEDFRAGFTVAEGWGSFVQKVTSGQQVVVLEINYGRLELKEFNLDKVNGLAATSAKVELDGKSVDVAFSSEAERYVLTFNAGVTVNKDQRLIVTLG, from the coding sequence ATGAGTCACAAAACAGCTAAGTCCGCGAAGAATGAAAATATGGAACCGTCTACCGGTTCGCACACCGGAGTGGTCGCAGTTGGTCGGCGTGATTTCATCAAAGCGTCTGGATTGACGGCTGTCATGCTGATGGCGAGTCGCATCAATGTGATGGCGGGGCCATTCTCCGCCGCAGACTTCGACAAGATAATCCCTGCGGATAAGAAGCTCAACGCGGAGTGGATTAAGGGACTTTACGCACGCGGGCAGGCAATGAGTGCCACAGGCAATGATCTCAAATACATTGGCATGCCGATCAATGGCATCTGCACGGGGCAGGTGTATCTCGGTGGTGACGGGCAGCTATGGCATTGGAATCTGGATGGAGCATTGGACTCGAAGAACACCGGCAAGGGGCCACGCTATCTCGAACCCGATGTCGCGCATTCGCCCATGAGCCAAGGCTTCGCACTGCAGGCCGGCGGAAAAACCTACACACTCGATTCGAAAGGTTTTTCAAATGTCACTTTCACGAATCAATACCCAATGGCGACCGTTGACTACGCGGATCCTGCCTGTCCAGTAGACGTCCAGCTCCAAGCCTATACGCCTTTCATTCCTCTGAATCGTGATGATTCCAGTTACCCAGTAATCGTCATGCGTTATACGGTGACGAATACGAGTTCGAGTGATCAAGAAATCGACATCGCTGGTTGGATCGAAAACATCTCCAATGCGAAATCGGGTAAAAGGGCGAACGGGAAGAAGCTTGCTGTTTATCGAGCACTAGAAGGCATTTCATCGGTCGAATGCTCTACAAACTTTGGGAATAGTCACACGGATGCTGACGTTGAAGTCTTTGCAGACTTTGAAGGCAAGAATTACAAGGGCTGGAAAGTCGAGGGCACTGCTTTCGGCAAACGCCCCTCCGGTAAAAGCGGCGGTCAGAAACTGAGTGGTGTCCGCGGTAAGAGCGTCGCCAATTCGTATGCCAGAAGTGACAAGCCGACTGGTAAATTAACTTCACCGACCTTTAAGATCACTAAGCCTTACATCAATTTTTTGATTGGCGGTGGTGATGATAAGGAAAAGCTCACAGTCAGCCTATGGGTTGATGGCAAGCAGGTGCATTCGACTACCGGCAAGAACTCCGATGATATGGAATGGGCGACTTGGGACGTGAAGTCGCTTGCAGGCAAACAAGCGCATATCGAGATCAGCGATCAAGCTTCCAATGGTTGGGGACATATCGAGGTCGATCAAATTGAATTTTCAAGCCATCCGGGCGGATCAAATGAATCTGGAAAACTAGCGCTTGCCGCCGATTACGGGGCGATTGCGCTCGGTCTCTTGGGTGAGGAAAGACCGCAGATCGTTGATATCGCTCGAAGCGTTTCTGGGGACGCAGACATCTTTAACTCGGGAGCTGCTCTGAAGAGTGGGGCGTCTCATTCGGGCGCGATGAATGCGCCCGCTTATGCCTCACTGGGAAGCAAGTTGGCCTTAAAGCCGGGAGAATCCAAGACGGTATCATTTTCACTGTCATGGCGTTTTCCAAACGTCGTATATAATAAACGCTTTGCTCGCGTGAAGGGAGCACATGCGCTCAATCATTACGCCACACTATGGCCGACCGCGACGGCAGCCGCGGAGACTGTGGCTCAACGAGAAACTGAGCTACACACGACGACACAAACATGGGTCGACACATGGTATGATTCCACGCTGCCGTATTGGTTTCTAGAGCGCACCTTTATACCTATTGACTGTGTGCAGACGCAGATAGGGCAGCGTTTGGCAGTGGGAGAGGGGCAGGAGTTTTATGATTTCGATGAGGGCGTAAAATGCTGCCCAGGCAACTGCACCCACGTTTGGCACTATGCCCAAGGCTTAGCGCGAATCTTTCCAACGATTGAGCGCGAGTGTCGCGACAAGGTCGAATATAAGCGTGGTTTTGACCCCAAGAGCGGAAGCATTCGCCACCGCCACAATGCAGCACGTTTTGGTGATGCGATTGATGGTAATTGCGGGACGATTTTACGCGTGCTGCGCGAGAGCCAAATGACGCCAGACTACAGCTTTCTCGAAAGCATGTGGGAGCGCGTGAAGCTTTCCATGGATCACGTGATCCAAAAATGGGATCCAGATGAAGACGGCATGTTGGTCGGCGCACAGCACAATACGCTGGATGAGCCATGGTTCGGTCAGGTGCATTGGTTAATCAACCTCTATCATGCCTCGCTCAAAGCCTCCGCAGTGATGGCTCGCCAGATGAATGAGCCTGCCGTGGCAGCGCGCTATGAGGGCATCGTGACTAAAGGCGCGCCAGCCATGGTCGATCTCTTATGGAACGAAGAGTTCGGTTACTTTATTCACAAGCCGCCGGCTAACGAGAAGCAAATGCACGGCTCGACCAACGGCTGCCACATTGACCAAATCCTAGGCGATTCCTGGTTACCCAATCTGGGGATTGATCCGATTTTACCGAACGATAAGATCAAGCAGACGCTGCAAGCCCTGTGGAAATACAACTTCACGCCTGACGTGGGCGCCTTCCGTAAAGCCATGACCAACGGTCGCTGGTATGCAACCGAGGGCGATGCCGGGCTAGTGATGTGTAGCTTCCCCAATGGTAAGATACTGCCAAAGAGTGGTAAGGAGAGTTACGCTGGCTACCTAAATGAGTGTATGACCGGTTTTGAATGGCAGGTCGCCGCCCACATGATTTGGGAAGGTATGTTGGAAGAGGGCTTGGCAATCGGTAAAGCAATCAATGACCGTTATACACCGGACAAACGCAACCCGTATAATGAGATCGAATGTTCGGATCACTACTCACGGGCCATGGCCAGTTATGGTGCATTCATGGCTGCCTGCGGCTATCGCTACGATGGCCCCGAAGGCAAGCTTGGCTTTGGTCCGCGCCTGAGTCCTGAGGACTTCCGCGCTGGCTTCACCGTGGCAGAGGGTTGGGGAAGCTTTGTGCAGAAGGTTACATCTGGTCAACAAGTCGTCGTATTGGAAATCAATTATGGCCGCTTAGAGCTCAAGGAATTTAACCTGGATAAAGTCAACGGTTTAGCTGCGACCAGCGCTAAGGTCGAACTCGACGGCAAGTCGGTGGATGTGGCCTTTAGCTCTGAAGCAGAACGCTATGTGTTGACGTTTAATGCCGGGGTTACAGTGAACAAAGACCAGCGCTTGATCGTGACACTGGGCTAG
- a CDS encoding sulfatase → MRRITPTLILGLLVLLCPSTRLLSKPSMVSQPALSKAEGSKPSVVSPSKPNFVIIFTDDQGYADLGCFGGDHVKTPRIDQMAAEGAKLTSFYVAGSVCTPSRSALMTGCYPKRIGLAGGVFLAGDKNGLNLDEITIAELLKAEGYATGMFGKWHLGDQPEFLPTRQGFDEFFGLPYSHDIHPFHTNNKKHKFPPLPLLEMETVIEEEPDADYLTQRITERAVDFIERHRDESFFLYVPHPIPHRPIHMSPSFMEAVPDDIKAKLKNEKGIDYFTRDKIYNQSISEIDWSVGQIIDALKANGIDENTVVIFTSDNGPSVGHADPLTGKKGSSYEGGQRVPAVIRWPGHIPAGQVNDELITAMDLLPTFAQLAGAELPTDRVIDGCDILPVLIDGAGTPHQAFFYYKGNALKAVRSGPWKLHFGKANGKDKSRRGKGASSSIMALYHLDEDMAEQNNLLQQHPEIVEQLKALAKAFETELKQNSRPAGLVNEPEVLRIRAD, encoded by the coding sequence ATGAGACGCATTACCCCGACTTTAATCCTTGGACTCCTAGTCTTGCTGTGTCCTTCCACACGGTTGCTGTCCAAACCATCTATGGTGAGCCAGCCGGCCCTAAGCAAAGCCGAAGGATCGAAACCATCTGTGGTGAGCCCGTCGAAACCAAACTTTGTGATCATTTTCACGGATGACCAAGGGTATGCGGATCTCGGTTGCTTTGGAGGCGATCATGTAAAGACACCGCGCATCGATCAAATGGCGGCCGAGGGTGCAAAGCTGACCAGCTTTTATGTGGCGGGCTCCGTCTGCACGCCGTCGCGCTCAGCACTGATGACTGGGTGCTATCCGAAGCGTATCGGTTTGGCGGGTGGGGTTTTTCTCGCTGGCGACAAGAATGGGCTCAACCTTGATGAAATCACCATCGCCGAGCTGCTGAAAGCAGAGGGCTATGCGACAGGTATGTTTGGCAAATGGCATCTGGGGGATCAGCCCGAGTTTCTCCCGACACGTCAGGGCTTTGATGAATTCTTTGGGCTGCCATACAGTCACGACATTCACCCCTTTCATACCAATAACAAAAAACACAAGTTTCCGCCGCTGCCGCTGTTGGAAATGGAGACAGTGATCGAGGAAGAACCGGATGCGGATTATTTAACGCAACGGATCACCGAGCGCGCGGTCGATTTTATCGAACGTCATCGAGACGAATCCTTCTTTCTCTATGTGCCGCATCCAATTCCGCACCGGCCGATTCATATGTCACCGTCATTCATGGAAGCGGTTCCTGATGACATCAAAGCGAAGTTAAAAAATGAGAAGGGCATCGACTACTTCACCCGCGACAAGATTTACAATCAATCGATTAGCGAAATCGATTGGTCGGTCGGACAAATTATCGATGCGCTCAAAGCCAACGGAATCGATGAAAACACCGTGGTGATTTTCACCTCGGACAACGGCCCATCCGTTGGCCATGCCGATCCGCTCACCGGCAAGAAGGGTAGCTCCTATGAAGGTGGTCAACGTGTGCCAGCAGTCATTCGCTGGCCCGGACATATACCCGCAGGGCAGGTGAATGATGAGTTGATAACTGCGATGGATCTGCTGCCGACCTTTGCACAGCTCGCGGGGGCTGAACTACCGACGGATCGTGTGATCGATGGCTGTGATATTTTACCCGTGTTGATCGACGGAGCTGGAACACCGCATCAGGCCTTTTTCTATTATAAGGGCAATGCACTCAAAGCGGTGCGCTCCGGGCCGTGGAAGTTGCATTTCGGTAAAGCCAATGGCAAAGACAAGAGCCGCCGCGGCAAAGGCGCGAGTTCGTCGATCATGGCGCTGTATCATTTAGATGAAGACATGGCGGAGCAGAATAATCTGTTGCAGCAGCACCCAGAAATAGTTGAGCAGCTCAAGGCGCTTGCGAAAGCCTTTGAGACTGAATTGAAGCAAAACAGTCGCCCCGCAGGATTGGTGAATGAGCCTGAAGTATTAAGGATACGTGCGGATTAA
- a CDS encoding GH116 family glycosyl-hydrolase — MTTPSHPDLPSESPASANALVGRRDFLKASGLTAAMLMASRINVMAGPFNAADFDKIIPADKKLSADWIKSLYARGKPMTVQVGKVDYIGMPINGIGTGQVYLSGDGQLWYWNLTAGKDKKHNPKGDRYMKPDAVKAPEGQGFALQVNGKTYPLNSKGFSDVTFTNQYPMALVDYADAACPVNVQLEAYTPFIPLNRDESSYPVTVMRYTVTNHSSENQTLSLAGWIQNRWAGKNEPNISAYQQQADIATVECSGGTAQSNGIALGVLGKEAPELVNVEKATPGIGGVFEASNGAKTGKANSASIGRKFTLKAGESKTVSFAVSWRIPAVNYGTRFGRKGVSPGRYHYATLWPTAAAAAGQVASRETELYDTSKKWVDTWYDSSLPYWFLERAFIPIDCMQTQMVQRVIPKGSTEEVYNMEEGVRCCPGNCTHVWNYAQGVARIFPEIERECRDKIEYGLGFDHKNGMVFFRYTMKDGAKGRDDALDGTCGTIVRVLRESQMTTDYTFLASLWDRVKLSMDFVIKEWDSDEDGILSGAQHNTLDEPWYGRVPWLINTYHAALRSAAVMARQMKQPAVADRYEGIIAKGAPAMVDQLWNEDFGYYVHIPPQDETQMHGSTNGCHIDQVLGDSWLYEVGLDPILPRDKTRKALQALWKYNFTPDVGAFRKAMTDGRWYAGPGDAGLVMTSFPNGKVEPKSGNKNYAGYLNECMTGFEWQVAAHMLREGMVEEPMAIGKAIYDRYSPDKRNPYNEIECSDHYSRAMASYGTYLAACGYHYDGPEAKLGFGPKLNPEDFKAAFTTAEGWGHFTQKIASGQQVAGVELGYGRLQLKEFTLDKVPSVTANSAKVMLHGKSVNAAFSSNADRYVLKFASGITVNKDQRLVVTLS, encoded by the coding sequence ATGACGACTCCAAGCCACCCCGATTTACCCTCCGAATCCCCAGCATCAGCCAACGCCCTCGTCGGGCGTCGTGACTTTTTGAAAGCCAGCGGACTCACCGCAGCGATGTTAATGGCAAGCCGCATCAATGTGATGGCAGGCCCATTCAATGCGGCAGACTTTGATAAAATCATCCCTGCCGACAAAAAACTGAGCGCCGATTGGATCAAAAGCCTGTATGCGCGCGGCAAACCGATGACGGTTCAGGTCGGAAAGGTCGATTATATCGGCATGCCGATCAACGGTATCGGCACCGGGCAAGTGTATTTGAGCGGCGATGGGCAGCTCTGGTATTGGAATTTAACAGCGGGCAAAGATAAGAAGCATAATCCCAAAGGTGACCGCTACATGAAGCCAGATGCCGTAAAGGCTCCTGAGGGGCAGGGCTTTGCACTACAGGTAAACGGTAAAACTTATCCCTTGAATTCTAAGGGCTTTAGCGACGTCACATTTACCAACCAATATCCGATGGCGCTCGTCGATTACGCCGATGCGGCTTGCCCGGTAAACGTGCAGCTCGAAGCATACACGCCTTTCATTCCATTGAATCGTGACGAGTCGAGCTACCCCGTGACCGTGATGCGCTATACGGTGACTAACCACTCATCTGAAAATCAAACGCTTTCCTTAGCTGGCTGGATTCAAAACCGATGGGCCGGCAAAAATGAGCCAAACATCAGTGCGTATCAGCAGCAAGCAGACATTGCCACCGTCGAGTGCTCGGGTGGCACCGCGCAGAGCAACGGCATCGCCCTAGGAGTGTTGGGTAAGGAAGCTCCGGAACTCGTGAATGTCGAAAAAGCAACACCTGGCATCGGTGGAGTATTTGAAGCAAGTAATGGAGCGAAGACGGGCAAGGCGAACTCCGCTTCAATCGGCCGCAAATTCACGCTCAAAGCTGGCGAGTCCAAGACGGTGTCGTTTGCAGTTTCCTGGCGTATTCCAGCCGTGAATTATGGCACTCGATTTGGCCGTAAGGGTGTTTCGCCAGGTCGCTATCACTACGCCACGCTATGGCCCACTGCCGCCGCAGCTGCGGGGCAGGTCGCCAGTCGCGAGACTGAATTGTATGACACCTCCAAAAAATGGGTCGATACGTGGTATGACTCCAGCCTGCCGTATTGGTTCTTAGAGCGTGCCTTTATACCCATCGACTGCATGCAAACGCAGATGGTGCAACGCGTCATCCCGAAAGGTTCTACAGAAGAAGTTTATAATATGGAGGAGGGCGTGCGTTGCTGCCCTGGGAATTGCACCCACGTGTGGAATTATGCACAAGGCGTGGCGCGAATCTTTCCTGAAATCGAACGCGAGTGCCGCGACAAGATCGAATACGGTCTAGGCTTTGACCATAAGAATGGCATGGTGTTCTTCCGTTATACGATGAAGGACGGCGCGAAGGGGCGCGACGATGCACTCGACGGCACCTGTGGCACGATTGTTCGTGTGTTGCGCGAGAGCCAGATGACGACCGACTACACCTTTCTTGCCAGTCTTTGGGATCGTGTGAAGCTGTCGATGGACTTTGTTATTAAAGAATGGGACTCCGATGAAGATGGCATTCTCTCCGGGGCTCAGCATAACACCTTAGACGAACCGTGGTATGGCCGTGTGCCTTGGTTGATCAATACCTATCACGCTGCACTCCGTTCAGCGGCAGTCATGGCTCGCCAGATGAAGCAACCTGCAGTGGCCGATCGCTACGAGGGGATCATTGCGAAGGGTGCGCCCGCCATGGTGGATCAATTGTGGAATGAGGACTTCGGTTACTATGTTCACATCCCGCCACAGGATGAAACCCAAATGCATGGGTCCACGAATGGTTGCCACATTGACCAAGTGCTTGGAGATAGTTGGCTGTATGAAGTCGGCCTCGATCCGATCTTGCCACGTGACAAGACCCGTAAGGCGCTTCAAGCCTTATGGAAATATAACTTTACCCCAGATGTCGGAGCCTTCCGCAAGGCGATGACGGACGGGCGTTGGTATGCAGGTCCAGGCGATGCTGGGCTGGTCATGACTAGCTTTCCAAACGGTAAAGTGGAGCCCAAGAGCGGCAACAAGAACTACGCCGGATATCTCAACGAATGCATGACGGGCTTCGAGTGGCAGGTCGCCGCGCACATGTTGCGCGAAGGCATGGTTGAAGAGCCCATGGCGATTGGTAAAGCAATCTATGATCGTTACTCGCCCGACAAACGCAACCCGTATAACGAGATCGAATGTTCGGATCACTACTCGCGGGCGATGGCGAGTTACGGAACTTACCTCGCAGCTTGTGGTTACCACTACGATGGCCCCGAAGCCAAGCTTGGCTTCGGACCAAAGTTGAACCCTGAGGACTTTAAGGCTGCCTTTACGACAGCTGAAGGTTGGGGACATTTCACTCAGAAGATCGCTTCCGGTCAACAAGTCGCCGGTGTCGAGCTCGGCTACGGACGCTTGCAGCTTAAGGAATTCACACTGGATAAAGTTCCTAGTGTGACTGCGAACAGTGCGAAAGTCATGCTCCATGGCAAATCGGTCAACGCGGCCTTCAGTTCAAATGCAGATCGTTATGTCCTGAAATTTGCTTCGGGCATCACTGTCAACAAAGATCAGCGCTTAGTCGTGACGCTGAGCTAA
- a CDS encoding PEP-CTERM sorting domain-containing protein, whose product MTKSKIRSLMLLAATSTAITSQAIGQVTISQNALPATVDLTTIGTTDWMKLGDGDDTTGSFVVFEKASADFIGTVTGGPNDFVQDDFNGFPSAMSWTDGTALNTVGSSVTGSMEAKGPSTDETLPASLTFDITGLDAGDYQLNVYANGYRSNWTFGASLDGGGASDTVTQAGTGSFSATFTTDFTVTAGQTLTVLFSQNSDGLGTADNIAIGGITLAAIPEPGTYALLAGSLALCSVMVRRRRS is encoded by the coding sequence ATGACAAAATCAAAGATAAGAAGTTTAATGCTATTGGCAGCGACTAGCACCGCTATTACCTCTCAAGCGATAGGCCAAGTCACGATCAGCCAGAACGCCCTACCAGCAACAGTTGACCTCACCACAATTGGAACCACAGACTGGATGAAGCTAGGCGATGGTGACGATACTACTGGCTCATTTGTGGTATTTGAGAAAGCCAGCGCCGATTTCATCGGCACAGTCACTGGAGGACCTAATGATTTTGTCCAAGACGACTTTAACGGATTCCCTTCGGCGATGAGTTGGACCGATGGGACAGCGCTAAATACAGTAGGTTCAAGTGTAACTGGCTCAATGGAAGCTAAGGGCCCATCTACTGATGAAACGCTACCGGCCTCACTCACCTTTGACATCACTGGACTTGATGCCGGAGATTACCAGTTAAACGTATACGCAAACGGGTATCGTTCGAATTGGACATTTGGTGCATCCCTAGATGGTGGCGGGGCCAGTGATACTGTCACTCAAGCTGGGACTGGGAGTTTCAGCGCGACCTTCACAACCGATTTTACAGTAACAGCAGGTCAAACTCTAACCGTCCTTTTTAGTCAAAACTCAGATGGTTTAGGAACTGCAGACAATATTGCCATTGGCGGCATCACGCTTGCCGCTATCCCCGAGCCTGGCACTTACGCTTTGCTTGCAGGTTCGCTCGCTCTCTGCTCAGTCATGGTTCGTCGCCGTCGCTCGTAA